Proteins from one Burkholderiaceae bacterium DAT-1 genomic window:
- a CDS encoding M64 family metallopeptidase, giving the protein MRQFSLPLLALAMFGTQTLADNISIRLGYSDHKDGLAFSALRAETGQFALSPTQPDHLEGAVWRVIAKDVNGKIVHETSVKDGTQIHVEAFDPQTGKVAHSGTIHRPSGVFEVSLPFSSNITSVEVVPAQGMGKFKPGVLGSQGMTADRAPIAHFDRSALQNLVNSNNRSRNVSAQATTTPKATATTIIDNGPSATRMDYVFVGDGYTAAEMDKWKSDAQKVISGFMADPLFAANRNSMNVRRVDVASNQSGVSEPDKGITKDTAMDGAFNCYKIDRLLCMNDTKVLNIVGSVLAPDARDIIVVVSNSTRYGGSGGDIATLSMNAQSTEIALHEIGHTAFKLADEYDYGTCDLSTEPTEGDVSRVATRSVKWGSLIAASTAVPTAAGAYPNGTVGVFQGAQYCTSGKYRPTENSRMRTLGYPWHSVNEGLARKVFAMYTGASSSGVTQSGTLAQGGSVFVPSASPNYVQGGSGTYSVSLTGPSGTNFNLELYKLNGSTWTKVASSSNAGSSESISYVGTAGYYYARVVSASGSGNYTVTYNFPKP; this is encoded by the coding sequence ATGAGACAATTTTCGCTTCCTCTTTTGGCGCTTGCCATGTTTGGTACGCAAACGCTGGCTGATAATATTTCTATCCGACTGGGGTATTCGGATCATAAGGATGGATTGGCATTTTCGGCTTTGCGCGCAGAGACTGGCCAATTCGCACTGAGTCCTACCCAGCCAGACCATTTGGAAGGGGCGGTTTGGCGTGTCATCGCCAAGGATGTAAATGGCAAAATTGTTCATGAAACATCGGTTAAAGACGGCACGCAGATTCATGTCGAGGCCTTTGATCCACAAACGGGTAAGGTTGCGCATTCAGGCACCATTCATAGGCCGAGTGGCGTTTTTGAAGTTTCACTTCCCTTTTCGAGTAATATCACTAGTGTAGAAGTTGTACCCGCTCAGGGAATGGGTAAGTTTAAACCTGGCGTATTGGGCAGTCAGGGCATGACGGCTGATCGTGCACCGATCGCACATTTTGATCGGAGTGCATTGCAGAATCTTGTGAATAGCAATAATCGGTCACGTAATGTAAGTGCTCAAGCCACTACCACGCCAAAAGCTACAGCCACGACGATTATTGATAATGGGCCAAGTGCAACCCGCATGGATTACGTGTTTGTGGGTGATGGATATACTGCCGCTGAAATGGATAAGTGGAAATCCGATGCACAAAAGGTGATTTCCGGATTCATGGCAGATCCGTTATTTGCAGCAAATCGTAATTCAATGAATGTGCGTCGGGTGGATGTTGCAAGTAATCAGTCTGGTGTGTCCGAGCCAGATAAAGGCATTACTAAAGATACAGCGATGGACGGTGCGTTTAATTGTTACAAAATTGACCGATTACTGTGCATGAATGATACCAAAGTTCTGAATATTGTGGGGTCAGTACTAGCGCCTGATGCGCGGGACATTATTGTGGTAGTGTCTAATTCAACACGATATGGCGGATCGGGTGGAGATATTGCGACTTTATCAATGAATGCGCAATCTACCGAAATTGCCTTGCATGAAATTGGCCATACGGCATTCAAGCTCGCTGATGAATATGATTACGGTACCTGCGATCTCTCCACCGAGCCGACTGAGGGCGATGTGTCCAGAGTGGCAACGCGCAGTGTGAAGTGGGGGAGCCTGATTGCTGCGTCCACCGCAGTGCCTACTGCTGCGGGTGCTTATCCAAATGGCACGGTGGGTGTTTTTCAGGGGGCGCAATATTGTACCAGTGGGAAATATCGACCCACCGAGAATTCCCGGATGCGGACGCTTGGATATCCATGGCATTCGGTGAATGAAGGCTTGGCTCGTAAAGTATTTGCCATGTATACAGGCGCAAGTTCGAGCGGTGTGACGCAGTCGGGCACGCTGGCGCAGGGAGGATCGGTTTTTGTTCCGTCGGCGTCTCCAAATTATGTGCAGGGCGGTTCGGGTACGTACAGCGTGAGCCTGACCGGCCCGAGCGGAACCAACTTTAACCTTGAGCTGTACAAGTTGAACGGAAGCACCTGGACAAAGGTTGCGTCGAGTAGTAACGCAGGATCCAGCGAGTCCATTAGCTATGTGGGCACGGCTGGGTATTACTACGCACGAGTGGTGTCGGCCAGTGGTAGCGGTAACTATACGGTGACCTACAATTTCCCGAAGCCCTGA
- a CDS encoding magnesium transporter CorA (responsible for the influx of magnesium ions), which yields MSLDRIKNLLQKHKLVEHMVHEYHVPRQDLVENVVHRQHSAELAALLEKYRTMELVDMLGQLAEGDAQLLWIHIPDARRKELLWTLPDALRLLLVGPEEPEFSEGQLHAFELVDGRLRQIAIRNRADLLRVQPLWIDLVKATAAELAYVGWHFGVDLPFPGETTDLEVSSRFQRSDEGDIHLRSNFLLDREGDSRSVSVAFVLHNGILFSVRNEELPVFRLQRLRASSQPGYVSDCYDLILDLYGADVEYSADAMEAIYATLGKIGRQVLSEKMSDEEAAAILASIAEEEDLNGRIRSNILDTQRAISFLMRSRLLTDGQIQDARQTLNDIDSLNSHTAFLFDKINFLMDATIGFININQNQRVNKLTALGVVFMPINVLAGIGGMSEFSMMTQGVPWPVAYGAFCLGAGLVGWATYVAVKHFEVRKLKSHLKHPSAPL from the coding sequence ATGTCGTTGGACCGTATCAAGAATCTGCTGCAAAAACATAAATTGGTTGAGCACATGGTGCATGAGTATCATGTGCCACGGCAGGACTTGGTCGAAAATGTTGTACATCGTCAGCATTCCGCTGAATTGGCCGCCCTGCTGGAAAAATATCGAACGATGGAATTGGTCGATATGCTGGGGCAGTTGGCCGAAGGTGATGCCCAGCTACTATGGATCCATATTCCCGATGCGCGTCGTAAAGAATTACTGTGGACGCTTCCGGATGCCTTGCGCCTTTTGCTGGTTGGACCGGAAGAGCCGGAGTTTTCCGAAGGGCAGCTGCATGCATTCGAACTGGTGGATGGCAGGTTGCGCCAGATTGCCATTCGTAATCGTGCTGACTTGTTGCGTGTGCAGCCACTGTGGATTGATCTGGTCAAGGCGACAGCTGCCGAACTGGCCTATGTGGGGTGGCACTTTGGTGTAGATCTGCCGTTTCCTGGTGAAACTACCGATCTCGAAGTCAGTTCGCGGTTTCAGCGATCGGATGAAGGCGATATTCATCTGCGTTCAAATTTTCTGCTGGATCGCGAAGGGGATTCGCGGAGTGTGTCGGTGGCGTTTGTGCTGCACAATGGCATTCTGTTCTCTGTACGTAATGAAGAACTGCCGGTGTTCCGCTTGCAGCGCCTGCGGGCGAGCAGTCAGCCCGGCTACGTCTCCGATTGTTATGATCTGATTCTCGATCTCTATGGTGCCGACGTCGAGTATTCGGCTGATGCCATGGAAGCCATTTATGCAACCTTGGGTAAAATCGGCAGACAGGTGCTGAGCGAGAAGATGAGCGATGAGGAAGCGGCTGCGATTCTGGCCAGCATCGCTGAAGAAGAGGATCTGAATGGTCGCATTCGCAGCAATATTCTGGATACCCAGCGCGCGATCTCATTTTTGATGCGCAGCCGTTTGCTGACTGATGGCCAGATTCAGGACGCTCGCCAGACGCTGAACGATATTGATTCACTGAATAGCCATACCGCGTTTCTGTTCGATAAGATCAACTTTCTGATGGATGCGACAATCGGTTTTATCAACATCAATCAGAATCAGCGCGTGAACAAGCTGACGGCTTTGGGCGTCGTGTTCATGCCGATCAATGTGCTGGCTGGTATTGGTGGCATGTCTGAATTTTCCATGATGACTCAGGGCGTACCCTGGCCGGTGGCTTATGGGGCTTTCTGTTTGGGCGCGGGGCTGGTCGGTTGGGCGACTTATGTCGCGGTCAAGCATTTCGAAGTACGCAAACTCAAGTCACACCTGAAGCATCCATCAGCCCCTTTGTAA